CAAACATCAGCCTTTACGTCTCAGATGTTTGCCGAATGGGTAACGCGCTGTCatattaaacacattttggccaTTGCAGAGCATCCGGAGACCAATGGATTAGTGGGACGAGTTAATCGTACATTAACCCTTGCATTATGCGCCTTCGTCAACGCCGAACATACGGACTGGGACTTACATTTAGCAGCCGCAACGTACGCTATTAATACTGCCCGCCAAGCCACAACCGAGATAACGCCGTTTGAATTAGTGAATGGTCGTCCATCAGTCCTGGCCATAAAGAATCTTTTTCCTTGACCAAAGAACGAACAAGAACCACATGCCACTTATTTGTCATGCGTTTCGGAATTGAGGTCGTCAGCTCGTTTGCGCATTGTGGAAAAACAGCGGAAAAGCAAGGAAAGAACAGATCGAGTTCGGAAGCCGGAACCCGAGCTTCTCCATGGTGACCTTGTTCTAGCTCGACGGAAGCCTAGAAAGAAGAATTCCaccaaaaaatttcttcctaaatttATGGGGCCATTCCAGGTAGTGCGGAAGCTATCACAAACAACCTACCTAGCCGAAGATCTGCCCGCGCAATGGAAGAAATCATCGTATAGGCGTTTTAACGTCCACGTCTGCCAGATTCGTCGCTTCCATGGTCGGTCGGATGTGGAGTGGGACGCTTCGGAAAATGTGGCAGTCGACGagtcttcatcttcgtcttcttcgagcGACGCATCTCCGTTCGAGTCGGAAGAGCTGCCGCAAGAAAACAGGCCAACAACATCTACTAGAGCTGGGAGACGGACAAAAAGGCCTGCGTGGATGAAAGACTACCACACATAACACGTACacgctcttctttctctatcgtgtttttttttgtgggggggggggagttatTGGTTTTAttacagtgttttttttttctttttttctttcttttttttttttggggggggtgatgatgtcatttgatgttttgtttttcttctgttttgataaatcgttgtttgttttctttttttttctctttcttctttttgctggggatgttatttgttatttattattttttttttgctttcgtgaATCGCCGTCATTTGGGTGTAAAGAGTAAAGAGGGGTCAATTTGGGTGTAAAGAGCCGTGAGCCTCagggagaatttttttttttctttcattctctcgtactttttttctcttctccagTAGTCGGTagtgttttccctttttgttttctttttcttttatcttcctCTCTCCTGGGCCATTTCGAAGTTCCAGAAAACCCTctctgtgttttatttgtatttttcacgaggaacttcgagtcaggaagGGCCGAATGTTACGAGCAACCCTATATCCTATCATGTACCCCCATCTAGTGTCCCGATTCCACCTCCCCTTGTTAGATGGCAGACCGAAAGGTATgcgacgggtcgtctgctGTCAATCATGTAAGGCAGTTAGTTACCTCGCCGTCTACCAAGTGGTCCTTAGAAGGAGCTCCGCATATTGCTGGTTTCCCTTCGCATAACCCCTAAGTGAATTGTGTTGTACCCCAATTGTGTAGTAAATATACTTGTCCCGTATATCCATCGGattatttcatcttcatcttcccCGCTATTCGCCCCATCATCCACTGCTTCTCACGGTCTGGGTCCGACGCCGGCAACATCCGTAACACTTGACCGGTTCTCTTGCTTGCGGGTTTTCCTATAATCCAGACTATGTGCCTTTTCAGCTTAAGTGCTTTGTGCCTCGAATTGGGATAACTGAGACTTGGACGACTTACAAGCTCTTGCAATTTCAGTCGCTTTTTCAGAGTTAGGTCTTTCTCGAACAACAACTTCTCACGGACCTTACCGTCTGCCACACCAAGCACTACCTGATCATTTAAGATTACCGAGGCAGCGTCTCCATACTTGCAGTTTTTTATTAAAGCTTGCAGGTCAACCAGACAAATATCGAACGATTCTCCTTGCTGTTGTTGACGACGCAAAAATTTTAAGCGCTTGTAGTCGTAAAATCggaatcaccagcaacaaaaatattataatgatttcatgttttgacgaaaattaagcatcaaacgataaatgcaaagtttcgtctttttcacacacaccctcccctttctaaaaacaaaaggttttaaTAGTTATTTACGAGGAAAATAAACgttcaaaattgacaaatttttcGTCAACCGATAGCTCTTTTCAACAGCTATCTATTTCTatgaaattttgttaaattttcagaaaaggaaaaaggttaagcgtaatatatttttttcttttcatcagttgcgtccattacaaccttagatcgaaaacaacaaaaacacattttgcctttaagattttttccatttgaaaatgttgataacaGTTACCCAAAAAgggatagcccttaccaagggctatcgattgccattaaatcagcgaatatcgtaattaattttgctaataaataattaaaaaattgtttctcttataatcgtttatttcaattaccataactattatacatatatataatagtaatatatatatataattgtatgtacgtaaaaattttatataaaattGTAATACATATTACTGTTTATATTTTATATATCATCATAGTATTGTAAATATATTAtttcattggaaaaatttataTCAACCGACTGCATATTATTGGCTTCgacaaaatttaaaaggcatgcgctacacgcatttttgtttaactggtttaactttaacggtttaaccactaaagcaaccaaatcaaagccctagtggcgacaacacacacattttccgtaaagaaaactgtaggcgcgattatgtactaagtagtacatattgccttgCGACCAGCCTGTGGTTGGTGGGATAGTGTTTACCCCATGCGGGAAAAATCGACGGTTTGCGATCTGGAAGAACCGCACCGAAATCTAAAATGACCCGACAAATCGCCAAAAATCTTCCCGATTTATGCGGGGCCGACCGCTAAATGACATTTGGCAACTGAGCAAACAAGCATTAGAAAGGCGACATTTAATAACGATTCTTTTCAAGAGGCTAATCTGGCAAGCGTTAATATTTTCTTGGATTTCAACCTGAAGCATGTTACGACGTTCCCTGCTTCAGCTGTAACAGTAGCTTCTAATTGTGTTTCAGTGTAGTTTCCACTTTTTTCAACACATTTTGGCGCGACTTTTGTTTAAATGGAGAGCGTTGTGAAAGCTGTCGGCCTACCTGTAAATTTCTCGGAAGAAGTTGAGGAtgacacagacaaaaaaatagaagaaaaaagttctTCCACCAAGTTCGAAAACAGTCGGAAACGACGGTACAGCTCAGACGAAGAATATAGAAGCCGAGAAAGGTAAATGtagaaaatttctttccaGTAATCAGTTAATAAACttattttataaaattattttaggaaagaTCATTATGAGATTGGATCCCGTTATTGGGCAGATGAAGGGACCAGATCTCACCGCACCAATATTTTGAGAGAACAAGATCATCattcaaggaaaaagaaagatcaccaaaaaaattgtaatcCAAATCCCATGAATGAAGAAGGTGTGAAAGagcagaagaaagagaaagaggtgGATCCGATTATGACACGAACTGGGGGAGCCTACATTCCTCCGGCCAGATTGAGAATGATGCAAGCACAAATAACAGACAAATCCAGCTTAGCTTTCCAGCGTTTATCTTGGGAAGCTCTAAAAAAATCCATTCATGGATTGATTAACAAAGTTAATGTGTCAAATATCTGTTTGATTGTTACATCATTGTTCAAGGAAAACATAATACGGGGACGTGGCCTCCTAACCAGGTCTATTATTCAAGCCCAAGCAGCATCACCAACTTTTACACATGTTTATGCTGCACTAGCTGCAGTAATCAACACTAAGGTACAGTTTTATAGAGTCCATATCAGAGCTAACTAAATGCTAAGTATTCAATGTTCTAGTTTCCCAATATTGGTGAACTGCTATTGACTCGCCTCATTCTTCAGTTCCGTCGTGGATTTCGTCGTAATGACAAGCAGATCTGTATGAGTTCGACAAGATTCATAGCACATCTTGTGAACCAACAAGTGGTAATACCTTTTTgcaagattttttaaaaatattttatttgttctttttcccctttcttttatcctatctatttattttgtttatttttccagGCCCATGAACTTTTGGCGCTAGAGATTTTAACTCTTTTACTAGAAAATGCGACAGACGATTCAGTTGAAGTAGCTGTTGgttttttgaaagaatgtGGACAGAAGTTGGGTGAAGTGTCTCCAAGAGGATTAACTGCCGTCTTTGATCGCCTTCGTCATGTTTTACATGAAGCTGATTTAGACAAGCGTGTTAAGTACATGATTGAAGTAATGTTTCAAGTACGGAAAGATGGTTTCAAGGACAATCCTGCGATTGTGGCGGAATTGGAccaagtggaagaagaagatcagTTCACTCATCTGATgtcaattgaagaagaaaagcttgaCCCTCAGGAGATGTTAAGTAATATTATCAATTTCATGACTAATTCAAATAGTATAATAATCTATTGTTAATTAATTGCTGTACTTCACTGTTATTCTGCAAATTGTGCTATCCATCCATTCACATCATGTTACAGTAGTTTAGTAACCTCGATGTAACATCTACTGTTGTAGCATAGTTTTAAATAGTCCtttactgttttgttttcacactatgtttaatttctattttagATGTTTTCAAGCATGATCCAGAGTATGAAGCCAATGAAGAAAAGTATCAAGCTGTTAAAATAGAAATCATAGGTGACGATTCTGGCGAGATCGATGGTTCTGATGAAGATAACGAAGAATCGAGTGAAGAAAGTGCGTCTGAGGAAGAAGCCAAAggtaaagaaacaaatatttgtGTCATGTTGACTTGGTGTTTTCCGTTCTGTTTCTGTCTTGTTTTCAGAGGGTGACATAGTTGACGAAACGGAGACCAATTTGATAGCTCTTCGTCGAACGATTTATCTCACTATCCAGAGTAGTTTAGACCACAACGAATGTGCTCataaaatgatgaaaatgcaaatgaagccAGGACAGGAAATTGAGTTATGCCACATGATTTTGGATTGCTGCACGCAACAGAGGACGTACGAGAAATTCTTTGGACTTCTAGCGCAAGTATTACATCATAAATTTGTTAGAAAAGGTTTTGGAATGTaatgtttttctcgtttcttaaGAGGTTTTGCCAGATTGATAAAGCTTACATTCCACCATTTgaacaaattttccatgataCATACGATACAATTCATCGGTTGGATACTAACAAGTTACGAAATGTGGCTAAAATGTTTGCTCATTTACTTTTCACGGATGCAATCAGCTGGCAAGTTATGACTAATGTTCGACTGACGGAAAAAGATACTTCAAGTTCTTCAAGAatatttcttaaaattttgtttcaagaaCTGGCAGAGTACATGGGTTTGAGCAACCTGATTCTTCGACTTAAAGATCCGTAATTGCAttatttcttccatttttattattatttttattttacattaaGAAACTCAGTTCCTAAATCAAAATTCGTCTTTTTAGAACTTTGCAAACACATTTTGAAGGCATTTTCCCCCGTGATGATCCCCGGAACACTCGATTCGCCATAAATTACTTCACTTCAATTGGATTGGGAGGCTTGACGTAAGTTTAGCttacatattttaaaaagttgaGACCAAAAATAAAGGTTTGCGTATCATGCAGAGACGAGCTTCGTGAACATCTTCGAACGCACCCTAAACCGCCACCGGTCACAGTTCCTGCGCCGGTATCTACACTGTCAGCTGCGGCCGCACAGTTATTGTTGGAGTCATCCGATTCCGATTCaagttcatcttcttcctcctcgtcatcatcgtcgtcatcatcatcatcaacttCATCGTCCTCCTCGAGTGATGGAAAAGGCAGAAACAAAGGTTCGCGGAAGAAACTGCGTTCTTCAAATAATAAGTCGAAATCGGAAAGTCGATCAGTCCGAAAACTAAGCCCCGAAGAGATCCGGACTAGAGATCAGCCATCCGATCACCATCAAGGTGATCGAAACAGGAGCAATCGACActtcaatgaaaaagaatctAAAAGTAGTTCGCGCCGATAAGGTGAAAGTGCTGAGTGCTTTATGTTCATGTTGCAATGAAATATACTTCTTTTACCTCCCGTCATGAATTTCTACAGATAATTGAAAATCGACATTTTAATGTTACCACTTTAATACCATACATTCTGGAagacaaaagaggaaaatattaaacacaaaaagaacTTTGTTGTGAATGCAACACgtcagcaaaaagaaaaggtgcaGTAAGAGTAAATTTTGCGTTTTGAATTTGCTCACTTATAAGTACTAATTTCGTTTTGGACTGAATTTGTTTATAATGTTCTATCATTCATACTTAACGAGAACATTCATACTTAGCgggaaaaattttatttgcataagcctgattatttaattttattattatgccCGCTAGCTCAGGTCTCTTAGCAGGAGAAGGTCTTCGTATTTTCACATAGAAAACCTTGAAATGTATTAACCATAGTACAACCGCAAGCGATATGGGATGTATCATCGTTATTCGATAGGGGATGAAGttctcgttttcctttttttttgtccaaatttagttttcatttttcaggtGTATGTGATGCGCTCTATTATCACGGCTTACCTAACAATTAGACACTGTGCAGGAACTTCAACTACAATGCTAAACACAATACACTTGTAAAGTACCGGCCATTCAGTTGGTTTcacagttttattttatcgaggattttattattttttttataacttgGGTCAAGTATTTAGAATATACTGTACTAAATGACACGGCCACGGATAATTCCAAACGTACAGTACGTCTTGTGTGCATTCGTAATATAGCTAATActggaagaagaaatcgaATTTCGAATAAGGGACGGATTAATTTATATTATACCCGTGAATAAATGGCAAACCAGTAGGCACTTTGGATTGGTAAACAACATACTCATGAccaaagaaatgcaaaagagtcatttcttcttcaaacaCGCGTTCATAAAAAAACTTCCAAGATGCGATCAAGTATGCAACAGAGCACAATGGATTACATAAAATAATTTGTGTACCGATGGACCAATAAAACCATCCTACATAACTCGGATGACGGCACAGGCTGTAGATGCCTCCAGTGACAAGTTGGTGATGTTCTTCACGCTGGGTCCTGATAAGATGATCAAAATTATGGAAGGCGGTCAGCATGGCAGTCTTCCTTACAATTTCTCCTCCAATACAAAGAAACAGACCAATTCCGCTTATCCAATAATTCTTCTTTAAACcttagaattttttaaaattaatggtAACATAAAAAATCATGGCAACAAAGATCTATTCTCACCTGGGAAAAGCCACAATTCAGTCCAATATTCAACCCAAGAAACTAAGGCTGCTATACCATATGCTTT
The window above is part of the Daphnia carinata strain CSIRO-1 chromosome 7, CSIRO_AGI_Dcar_HiC_V3, whole genome shotgun sequence genome. Proteins encoded here:
- the LOC130701877 gene encoding protein-S-isoprenylcysteine O-methyltransferase-like codes for the protein MHIHGKIGCFSFVVAFLLNLIITVFVALHLHSPEIAHEEKPTIGLHYAILISCVLLIISCLSSRICCQGQIFEIVWRSILLGIGQALGITVTSCCSTNYHSLGWYISIMSFFHFSEFVVTSVIRPQNLTPESFLLNHSKAYGIAALVSWVEYWTELWLFPGLKKNYWISGIGLFLCIGGEIVRKTAMLTAFHNFDHLIRTQREEHHQLVTGGIYSLCRHPSYVGWFYWSIGTQIILCNPLCSVAYLIASWKFFYERVFEEEMTLLHFFGHEYVVYQSKVPTGLPFIHGYNIN
- the LOC130701876 gene encoding pre-mRNA-splicing factor CWC22 homolog, with the protein product MESVVKAVGLPVNFSEEVEDDTDKKIEEKSSSTKFENSRKRRYSSDEEYRSRERKDHYEIGSRYWADEGTRSHRTNILREQDHHSRKKKDHQKNCNPNPMNEEGVKEQKKEKEVDPIMTRTGGAYIPPARLRMMQAQITDKSSLAFQRLSWEALKKSIHGLINKVNVSNICLIVTSLFKENIIRGRGLLTRSIIQAQAASPTFTHVYAALAAVINTKFPNIGELLLTRLILQFRRGFRRNDKQICMSSTRFIAHLVNQQVAHELLALEILTLLLENATDDSVEVAVGFLKECGQKLGEVSPRGLTAVFDRLRHVLHEADLDKRVKYMIEVMFQVRKDGFKDNPAIVAELDQVEEEDQFTHLMSIEEEKLDPQEMLNVFKHDPEYEANEEKYQAVKIEIIGDDSGEIDGSDEDNEESSEESASEEEAKEGDIVDETETNLIALRRTIYLTIQSSLDHNECAHKMMKMQMKPGQEIELCHMILDCCTQQRTYEKFFGLLAQRFCQIDKAYIPPFEQIFHDTYDTIHRLDTNKLRNVAKMFAHLLFTDAISWQVMTNVRLTEKDTSSSSRIFLKILFQELAEYMGLSNLILRLKDPTLQTHFEGIFPRDDPRNTRFAINYFTSIGLGGLTDELREHLRTHPKPPPVTVPAPVSTLSAAAAQLLLESSDSDSSSSSSSSSSSSSSSSSTSSSSSSDGKGRNKGSRKKLRSSNNKSKSESRSVRKLSPEEIRTRDQPSDHHQGDRNRSNRHFNEKESKSSSRR